The Amycolatopsis methanolica 239 nucleotide sequence GCAGGTCAACACCGAGCTGCTGGCCGAGGCGGGGGACGACGCGATCGTGCTGCACTGCCTGCCCGCCCACCGCGGCTGGGAGATCACCGACGAGGTGATCGACGGCCCGGCCAGCGCGGTGTGGGACGAGGCCGAGAACCGCCTGCACGCCCAGAAGGCGCTGCTGGTCTGGCTCCTGGAGCAGGAGGCTTCGCGACGATGAACCGCGCCGCCCGGCAGGCCCGCATCGTCGAGCTGGTCTCGTCGATGGCCATCCGCAGCCAGACCGAGCTGGCGAAGCTGCTGGCGGCGGAGGGCGTCGAGGTCACGCAGGCTACGTTGTCCAGGGACCTCGACGAGCTGGGCGCGGTCAAGCTGCGGGGCGCGGACTCCGGTGCGCCGGTGTACGTGATCCCCGAGGACGGCAGCCCGGTGCGCGGGGTCCAGGGCGGGACGTCGCGGCTGTCCCGGCTGCTTGCGGAGCTGATGGTGTCGGTGGACTCGTCCGGGAACCTGACGGTGCTGCGC carries:
- a CDS encoding arginine repressor, which produces MNRAARQARIVELVSSMAIRSQTELAKLLAAEGVEVTQATLSRDLDELGAVKLRGADSGAPVYVIPEDGSPVRGVQGGTSRLSRLLAELMVSVDSSGNLTVLRTPPGAAQFLASAIDRAALEEVVGSIAGDDTVAVIAREPLTGRDLADRFSALARRSSTLDLHDDG